In Vibrio crassostreae, one DNA window encodes the following:
- a CDS encoding glutaredoxin family protein — MKFIRWFLGRVILLLNFVFSPRGVKRSQEEQSKVNEQAKTHTLYQFEACPFCVKVRRAMKRQSVQFELRDAKNNEQHRAELEAGGGRVKVPCLRIEKDGKTEWMYESSDIVTYLEKQFA; from the coding sequence ATGAAGTTTATCCGTTGGTTCTTAGGTCGTGTCATCTTGTTATTGAATTTTGTTTTCAGCCCACGTGGTGTTAAGCGTTCTCAAGAAGAGCAAAGCAAAGTAAACGAGCAAGCAAAAACGCACACGTTATACCAATTCGAAGCGTGCCCATTTTGTGTGAAAGTGCGCCGCGCGATGAAACGTCAGTCGGTTCAATTTGAACTTCGTGATGCAAAAAACAACGAGCAACACCGTGCAGAGCTTGAAGCTGGCGGCGGTCGTGTGAAAGTGCCTTGTCTACGTATCGAAAAAGACGGCAAAACTGAGTGGATGTACGAATCTTCAGATATCGTGACTTACTTAGAAAAGCAGTTTGCATAA